A genomic window from Candidatus Denitrolinea symbiosum includes:
- a CDS encoding isoprenylcysteine carboxylmethyltransferase family protein: MTLAMIETLLRWFGGMIAYTTLGIILYGIWRGTRHPTGRTAGRAAGWLRSPAFYALMTLLFLAVSVIFWKPLLPTLPPDIRALFLVAGALLYFPGMAFVLWGRLALGKMYFVSTGFGAQLYADHQLVTRGPYAIVRHPMYLGLMVAAFGSLLIYKTWTTVLFALFAPFVLRRARREEQALSAEFGEQWQAYCHRVPMLFVCLRKRDEK, from the coding sequence ATGACCCTGGCAATGATCGAAACTTTGCTTCGCTGGTTCGGTGGGATGATCGCGTATACGACGTTGGGAATCATCCTTTACGGGATCTGGCGCGGGACACGTCACCCCACTGGGAGAACGGCCGGACGCGCCGCAGGCTGGTTGCGCTCCCCGGCATTTTACGCGCTGATGACATTGCTCTTTCTAGCCGTTTCGGTTATCTTCTGGAAACCCCTGCTGCCGACTCTCCCCCCTGACATCCGCGCGCTGTTTCTCGTTGCCGGTGCGCTCCTATACTTTCCCGGCATGGCATTCGTCTTGTGGGGACGGCTGGCGCTCGGAAAAATGTACTTTGTCTCAACTGGCTTTGGCGCGCAGTTGTATGCCGATCATCAGTTGGTCACTCGCGGACCGTATGCGATTGTGCGCCACCCGATGTACTTGGGGTTGATGGTTGCCGCATTTGGCAGTCTGCTAATCTACAAAACTTGGACGACAGTCCTGTTTGCCCTTTTTGCGCCGTTCGTTCTCCGGCGCGCCCGCCGGGAAGAGCAAGCCCTGTCTGCCGAATTTGGCGAACAGTGGCAGGCGTACTGCCACCGCGTGCCGATGCTCTTTGTGTGTCTAAGAAAGCGAGATGAAAAATGA
- a CDS encoding rhodanese-like domain-containing protein gives MFARKKFFLTFAVAMSLVLGACQGSPKVGQEVSVDGGSYRVVSAQELQTMLEDKDFTMINVHTPWQGDIPQTDLRLAYDRIGENLDQLPPEKGAQILVYCLTSGMAKKAVATLISEGYTNLWMLDGGTTAWEEAGLSLDGKP, from the coding sequence ATGTTTGCACGAAAGAAATTCTTCCTGACGTTTGCTGTCGCCATGTCGCTCGTGCTTGGCGCGTGTCAGGGTTCGCCAAAGGTCGGGCAGGAAGTAAGCGTGGACGGCGGCAGTTACCGCGTTGTATCTGCCCAGGAATTACAGACCATGCTGGAAGATAAAGATTTCACGATGATCAATGTCCACACCCCGTGGCAGGGCGACATCCCGCAAACGGATCTGCGCCTGGCATATGATCGGATCGGGGAAAATCTGGATCAACTTCCCCCTGAGAAAGGCGCGCAAATTCTGGTCTATTGCCTTACGTCTGGTATGGCAAAAAAGGCAGTCGCCACCTTGATTTCTGAGGGCTACACCAATCTGTGGATGCTGGATGGCGGAACCACCGCATGGGAGGAGGCTGGACTCTCGTTGGATGGCAAGCCATAA
- a CDS encoding cytochrome oxidase Cu insertion factor: MNKKISFTPLIMATAVLGIALAASFIFRRPHTFHGAVIDPPLPVTDFTLQTANDVSFRLSDAKGKIVLLFFGYTSCPDVCPVTLATFKQVHERLGEDAQKIAFVMITADPDRDTPDKVAEYTARFNPEFIGLSGSLTDLEPIWKELGVFVEKQDTGSAAGYLVSHTASVYVIDQDGNLLMTFPYGTSATDMADDLIQLLKQSNKK, from the coding sequence ATGAATAAGAAAATTTCTTTTACCCCACTGATTATGGCGACTGCGGTGCTTGGGATTGCGCTCGCCGCATCGTTCATATTCCGCAGACCGCACACCTTCCACGGCGCTGTAATTGATCCGCCGCTCCCCGTGACGGACTTTACTCTTCAAACTGCAAACGATGTGTCGTTTCGCCTGAGCGATGCGAAAGGGAAAATCGTATTGCTTTTCTTCGGATATACCAGTTGCCCCGATGTCTGTCCCGTTACATTGGCGACTTTCAAACAGGTGCATGAACGTTTGGGTGAAGACGCGCAGAAGATCGCCTTTGTGATGATCACGGCCGACCCTGATCGTGATACGCCTGACAAGGTCGCGGAGTATACGGCGCGATTTAACCCTGAATTCATCGGGCTGAGCGGGAGCCTGACAGACCTTGAACCGATCTGGAAGGAATTGGGAGTGTTTGTCGAAAAGCAGGATACAGGCAGCGCGGCAGGCTATTTGGTGAGTCACACCGCAAGTGTGTATGTCATTGACCAGGATGGGAATCTGCTCATGACCTTTCCGTATGGCACAAGCGCAACAGATATGGCAGATGACTTGATCCAACTCTTGAAACAATCGAACAAGAAATAA
- a CDS encoding copper chaperone PCu(A)C, with translation MKNKALIIVLLLTTLFASACGSSSGKLTIRDAWARPASAGENGAAYFIIENGTASDDTLLSVNSDIAAAAEVHMSMMDGNGVMSMQMQEALNIPASGKVEFKAGGLHVMFVGLIRDLKVGDTITLTLNFKSAGGVVIEVPVTEP, from the coding sequence GTGAAAAACAAAGCCTTGATCATCGTACTTTTGCTGACAACATTGTTTGCCAGCGCGTGTGGTTCCTCCTCAGGCAAGTTGACGATTCGGGATGCCTGGGCGCGACCCGCCAGCGCAGGCGAGAACGGTGCGGCGTACTTCATCATCGAAAACGGAACCGCGTCCGACGACACTCTGTTGAGTGTCAATTCGGACATTGCCGCGGCCGCTGAAGTTCACATGAGCATGATGGACGGAAACGGCGTGATGTCCATGCAGATGCAGGAGGCGCTGAACATCCCCGCCAGCGGGAAAGTCGAATTCAAAGCGGGCGGGTTGCACGTGATGTTCGTCGGTCTTATCCGCGACTTGAAAGTCGGTGATACGATCACGCTAACCTTGAACTTCAAAAGTGCGGGCGGTGTTGTGATCGAAGTTCCCGTCACGGAACCCTAA